The Streptomyces sp. A2-16 sequence GACGACACCCAGGCCGTGAGCTGCTGCTACGCCCCCGCACGGCCCGCGCCGACGGTGGTTGTGCGCCGTAGACTGTAGGCGAAAACCAATTCATACTTGGCTCTCAGCTGCAGCGACGACGCTGTGCAGGAGGGACCGTGATGCTGCCGACGACAGGACTGCCGTACGGGACGGTGCCCAGGCTCGAGCGCCCCGGTCCACTGCGCGACCGCGTGTACGGCGCGCTGCTGGAACTCATCACCACTCGCGCTCTGCAGCCGGGTCAGCATCTCGTGGAGAGCGAGCTGGCCGGTCATCTGGGGGTGTCCCGGCAGCCGGTGCGGGAGGCGTTGCAGCGGTTGAACACCGAGGGGTGGGTGGATCTGCGGCCGGCCCAGGGTGCGTTCGTGCATGAGCCGACGGACGAGGAGGCGGATCAACTCCTCACTGTGCGTACGTTGTTGGAGGCGGAGGCGGCCCGGCTCGCCGCCGCGAACGCGGGCAGCGCGGGCATCGCCGTACTGGAGGAGCTCTGCGCGCAGGGCGAGAGTGCGGTCGCCGCGGACGACGTGGACGCCGCCGTCGCCCTGAACGCCCGGCTGCACGCCAAGGTCATGGAACTGGCGGGCAACGCGGTCCTCGCCGAACTGGCGGCCCAGGTGGACCGCCGGGTGCGCTGGTACTACACGCCGATCGCCCGGCAGCGCGGCCGGCAGTCCTGGATCGAGCACCGTGAGCTGATCGCCGCGATCGCCGCCCGGGACGAACAGCGCGCCACCGCGGTCATGCGCCAACACACCGAACAGACGCGGAAGATGTACCACGACCGCGAGAAGTAGCCACCGGACCACTTCGAGACCGACGGGCCCAGGACGTCGTAGGGTCGCCGGGTCGCCCGCGGGCATCGAGCGATCGGATCAGGCGGCCCTTTCCCGGCCAGGGCCGGGGCGGAGGGCCGCCTGATCCGTGCGTGTTCCCCCGTTCAGGCCGCGGCTTGCGGCTGCGGTGCCGGCGCCCCGCTCCGGGGCCGTCCCGGCTGCCGCAGCAGCAGGGCGATCGCCGCCGCGAGCATCGAGGTGGCGCCGG is a genomic window containing:
- a CDS encoding GntR family transcriptional regulator — encoded protein: MPTTGLPYGTVPRLERPGPLRDRVYGALLELITTRALQPGQHLVESELAGHLGVSRQPVREALQRLNTEGWVDLRPAQGAFVHEPTDEEADQLLTVRTLLEAEAARLAAANAGSAGIAVLEELCAQGESAVAADDVDAAVALNARLHAKVMELAGNAVLAELAAQVDRRVRWYYTPIARQRGRQSWIEHRELIAAIAARDEQRATAVMRQHTEQTRKMYHDREK